One segment of ANME-2 cluster archaeon DNA contains the following:
- a CDS encoding flavodoxin domain-containing protein, whose protein sequence is MPKLAVVYLSTQGNTKIMADALADGARSRNVDVEIKSFYDWKPEDAAAADAIAIGSSTFHYTILPPLEKFVDNMVKAGVTGKVGAAFGSYGWSGEAPHLIADKMRKGGINVLDPVLRVQYKPDEKDIKECNRLGKDLAEVIKKK, encoded by the coding sequence ATGCCAAAACTTGCAGTAGTTTATCTAAGTACCCAGGGAAATACCAAGATAATGGCTGATGCCCTAGCAGATGGTGCAAGGTCCAGGAATGTGGATGTGGAGATTAAGAGTTTCTATGACTGGAAACCAGAAGATGCAGCAGCAGCCGATGCCATTGCAATAGGTTCATCCACGTTTCATTATACCATATTGCCTCCACTTGAAAAATTCGTAGATAATATGGTGAAGGCTGGAGTAACAGGTAAAGTAGGCGCAGCATTTGGGTCGTATGGCTGGAGTGGTGAAGCACCTCACCTGATCGCCGACAAAATGCGAAAAGGTGGAATAAATGTCCTTGACCCTGTGCTCAGGGTGCAGTACAAACCTGATGAAAAGGATATCAAGGAGTGTAACCGACTGGGTAAGGATCTGGCAGAGGTAATCAAGAAGAAATAG